A stretch of the Parabacteroides timonensis genome encodes the following:
- a CDS encoding phosphotransferase enzyme family protein, with amino-acid sequence MAKTKEELLNILDQFTLAEKVVSAEPFGNGHINDTLKVTNEKGEIKYVLQRINHLIFTNVDMLQNNIKTVTTHIRKKLEAKGESDIDRKVLTFLPTKDGKPYYFDGDSYWRVCLFIPNSKSYEEVTPELSYEAGKAFGDFQSMLSDLPEGSLGETIPNFHNMEFRLQQFHDAVKANAAGRLEEVKDLIEEVEKRAEAMCIQERLYREGKLQKRTNHCDTKVNNMMFDADTDKVLCVIDLDTVMPGFVLSDIGDFIRTGANTGAEDDENLDNVNVNMDIFKAYTRGYMETAKAFLSPLEISLLPYGGRLLTYMQTVRFLTDYINGDTYYKIHSPKHNLIRTKAQFKLLQSLEEHAEEMDSFMKEWL; translated from the coding sequence ATGGCAAAAACAAAAGAAGAATTACTGAACATTCTCGACCAGTTCACACTGGCAGAAAAAGTAGTTTCCGCTGAACCTTTCGGAAACGGACACATTAACGATACGCTGAAAGTAACGAACGAAAAAGGTGAAATCAAATACGTATTACAACGTATCAACCATCTGATCTTTACAAATGTAGATATGTTACAGAACAATATCAAAACTGTAACGACACACATCCGTAAGAAACTGGAAGCCAAAGGCGAGAGCGATATCGACCGTAAAGTATTGACTTTCCTTCCGACAAAAGATGGCAAACCCTATTACTTCGACGGCGACAGTTACTGGCGTGTATGCCTGTTCATCCCGAACAGCAAAAGCTATGAAGAAGTGACTCCCGAACTGTCTTATGAAGCAGGAAAAGCTTTTGGTGATTTCCAATCCATGTTGTCAGACCTGCCGGAAGGATCGCTGGGCGAAACAATTCCTAATTTCCATAATATGGAATTCCGCCTGCAACAATTCCATGATGCTGTAAAAGCAAATGCCGCAGGACGTCTGGAAGAAGTAAAAGACCTGATCGAAGAAGTAGAAAAACGTGCGGAAGCCATGTGTATCCAGGAACGTTTATATCGCGAAGGAAAACTTCAGAAACGCACAAACCATTGCGATACAAAAGTGAACAACATGATGTTCGATGCCGACACAGACAAAGTGCTTTGTGTGATCGACCTCGACACCGTTATGCCGGGATTCGTTTTGTCGGATATCGGTGACTTTATCCGTACAGGAGCAAACACAGGTGCTGAAGACGATGAAAACCTGGACAACGTAAATGTGAACATGGATATCTTCAAAGCATATACCCGTGGTTACATGGAAACAGCCAAGGCATTCCTTTCTCCGCTGGAAATCAGTCTACTTCCTTATGGCGGTCGTTTATTGACTTATATGCAGACCGTACGCTTCCTGACAGACTATATCAACGGCGATACTTATTATAAGATCCATAGCCCGAAACATAACCTGATCCGTACAAAAGCTCAGTTCAAACTGCTGCAAAGCCTGGAAGAACATGCTGAAGAGATGGACAGCTTTATGAAAGAATGGCTGTAA
- the cas9 gene encoding type II CRISPR RNA-guided endonuclease Cas9 (Cas9, originally named Csn1, is the large, multifunctional signature protein of type II CRISPR/Cas systems. It is well known even to general audiences because its RNA-guided endonuclease activity has made it a popular tool for custom editing of eukaryotic genomes.) codes for MRKIVGLDLGTNSIGWALLNASENEKGLVLSGIERSGSRIIPMDAAILGDFDKGNSKSQTSERTRFRGIRRLRERHLLRRERLHRVLNVLGFLPQHYLNEIDFDNHPGKYLTDTEPKLPWKKMASGKYEFLFNSSFEEMLNDFRDSQPLLVGEGRKVPYDWTIYYLRKKALREKINKEELAWLLLHFNQKRGYYQLRGEDEEENSNKLVEFHALKVESVKATDQKKGKDVWYEIILENGWIYRRASSVPLDWKGKTMEFIVTTDIEEDGTPKVDKDGCVKRSFRAPKEDDWTLIKKKTEADIDQSAKTVGTYIYDTLLQHPSQKIRGKLVRTVERKYYKAELEAILKKQTEFHPELQNVDLYNKCITNLYPNNDSHRENIAKKDFTHLFLNDIIFFQRPLKTKKSLISDCPFEYRKYKDQKTGEEKISPIKCIAKSNPFFQEFRLWQFISNLRIYQREKEVDGKLKVDVDITGEWLKDEDDYVALFEWLNDRKEIKQDVLLQSYFKQKKIKGQTVFPYRWNYVEEKVYPCNETRASILSRLDKANVSSDFLTKEKEMALWHILYSVEDKYEIVKALVHFKEKNQLDDAFVEAFRKFPPLKKEYGTYSEKAIKKLLSLMRRGQFWSKDDIDAHTRMRIEKIITGEVDDSILERVRDKAIHLFDIADFQGLPVWLASYIVYNRHAEAQEMTKWLTADDMDVYINSFKQHSLRNPIVEQVILETLRTVRDIWKEAGQIDEIHVELGREMKNPADKRKQLTEQTLENENTNLRVKQLLMEFLNPEYEIENVRPYSPMQQEIFRIYEEYVLNSVEVPDDMMDVIKKFRESDIKKRPGKSEIMRYKLWLEQKYRSPYTGEIIPLGKLFTPAYEIEHVIPQSRYFDDSFSNKVICESEVNKLKSNQLGYEFIKNHHGQKVSLGFGKTVEVFSVSAYEEFIKQNYSSARNRSKMKKLLMEDIPEAFIERQLNDSRYISKVIKGLLSNIVREKDEQEAISKNVITCTGGVTDRLKKDWGLNDVWNDIVFPRFERLNQLTNSEQFTVYNERVQKYLPAIPLELQRGFNKKRIDHRHHAMDAIVIACATRNIVNYLNNESASRRSKFSRYDLQHDLCEKRRTDDRGNYTWLIKKPWDTFTQDARLALENIIVSFKQNLRVINKATNFYQHYDASGEKVFVKQVKGSNWAIRKPMHKETVFGNVNLRRIKYVKLSVALDMPSMIVDRSLKDKVKSLMALKYEKKRIDKFFKENANDWKKYDFTKIAVYYYTNDTKDRLIAVRKPLDSSFNKKKIEESVTDTAIQKILLRHLGNFEEKAELAFSLEGIDELNRNLKALNGGKLHQPIYKVRVCELQGSKFNVGIIGNKSTKYVEAAKGTNLFFAVYQTENGERTYDSIPLNVVIERQKQGLLSVPEVDENGNKLLFWLSPNDLVYVPTEDEVVNNRIGDKLKSKRIYKMVSCTKGEAHFIPCNIAYPIVPVLELGSNNKAQRSWTGEMIKEICLPLKVNRLGIIIHRSK; via the coding sequence ATGAGAAAAATAGTAGGACTGGATTTGGGTACCAATAGTATAGGTTGGGCACTGTTAAATGCTTCAGAGAATGAAAAAGGGCTTGTTTTGAGTGGAATAGAGCGCTCCGGGAGCAGAATTATCCCTATGGATGCAGCTATATTAGGTGATTTTGATAAAGGTAATTCAAAATCGCAGACTTCTGAACGAACGCGATTTAGGGGAATTCGGCGTTTACGTGAACGTCATTTGTTGCGGCGTGAACGTCTGCATCGTGTATTGAATGTATTAGGTTTTCTTCCTCAGCATTATTTGAACGAAATTGATTTTGACAATCATCCGGGTAAATATCTTACAGATACAGAACCGAAATTACCCTGGAAGAAAATGGCTTCAGGAAAATATGAGTTTCTTTTTAATTCATCTTTTGAAGAAATGTTGAATGACTTTAGAGATAGTCAGCCTCTGCTAGTTGGTGAAGGTCGCAAGGTCCCTTATGACTGGACTATTTATTATCTTCGAAAAAAGGCTTTACGGGAAAAAATAAATAAGGAGGAATTAGCGTGGTTATTATTACACTTCAATCAAAAAAGAGGATATTATCAGTTAAGAGGAGAAGATGAGGAAGAAAATAGTAATAAACTGGTGGAGTTTCATGCGCTGAAAGTTGAATCGGTAAAAGCAACGGATCAGAAAAAAGGTAAGGATGTCTGGTATGAAATAATATTGGAAAATGGTTGGATTTATCGTAGGGCGAGTAGTGTACCTCTTGACTGGAAAGGTAAAACGATGGAGTTTATTGTAACAACAGATATCGAAGAAGACGGTACTCCTAAAGTAGATAAAGACGGTTGTGTAAAACGTTCTTTTCGTGCCCCTAAAGAGGATGACTGGACATTAATCAAAAAGAAAACAGAAGCAGATATCGATCAATCGGCTAAAACGGTAGGAACTTATATTTATGATACTCTTTTGCAACATCCTTCTCAAAAAATACGAGGCAAATTAGTACGTACTGTTGAGCGGAAATACTATAAAGCTGAATTGGAAGCTATACTTAAAAAACAAACAGAGTTTCATCCGGAGTTACAAAATGTTGATCTTTATAATAAGTGTATCACAAATTTGTACCCCAATAATGACTCTCATCGCGAAAATATTGCAAAAAAAGATTTTACTCATCTGTTTCTGAATGATATTATTTTCTTTCAGCGTCCGTTAAAAACAAAAAAATCACTGATAAGTGATTGTCCTTTTGAATATCGGAAATATAAAGATCAGAAAACGGGTGAAGAAAAAATTTCTCCAATTAAATGTATAGCAAAATCGAATCCTTTCTTTCAAGAATTTCGTCTATGGCAGTTTATCAGTAATCTTCGTATCTATCAACGAGAAAAAGAAGTTGACGGAAAATTGAAAGTGGATGTGGATATAACTGGTGAATGGCTGAAAGATGAAGACGATTATGTAGCTTTGTTTGAGTGGCTGAATGACAGAAAAGAAATAAAACAAGATGTGTTACTACAATCTTATTTTAAGCAGAAGAAAATAAAAGGACAGACAGTTTTTCCTTATCGATGGAATTATGTAGAAGAGAAAGTTTATCCATGTAATGAAACGAGGGCTTCTATATTGAGTCGTCTGGATAAAGCTAATGTTTCAAGTGATTTTCTGACAAAAGAAAAGGAAATGGCTTTGTGGCATATTCTATATTCAGTAGAGGATAAATATGAAATAGTTAAAGCTTTGGTTCATTTTAAAGAAAAAAATCAATTGGATGATGCGTTTGTTGAGGCTTTTCGTAAATTTCCTCCTTTGAAAAAGGAGTATGGGACTTACTCGGAAAAAGCAATAAAAAAACTATTGTCATTGATGAGAAGAGGTCAGTTCTGGAGTAAAGATGATATAGATGCTCATACACGGATGCGTATCGAGAAGATTATTACAGGAGAGGTTGATGACAGTATTCTTGAACGTGTTCGTGATAAAGCTATTCACTTATTCGATATTGCAGACTTTCAGGGCTTACCCGTTTGGCTAGCTTCCTATATAGTTTATAATCGTCATGCAGAAGCACAGGAGATGACTAAATGGCTGACAGCCGATGATATGGATGTCTATATAAATTCTTTTAAACAACATTCTTTGCGTAATCCTATTGTGGAGCAGGTCATATTGGAAACATTGAGAACGGTACGTGATATCTGGAAAGAGGCCGGACAGATAGATGAAATCCATGTTGAACTAGGTAGAGAAATGAAAAATCCGGCAGATAAACGAAAACAATTAACTGAACAAACTCTTGAGAATGAAAATACAAATTTAAGAGTAAAGCAGCTGTTGATGGAATTTCTTAATCCGGAATATGAAATAGAGAACGTACGTCCTTATTCTCCCATGCAACAGGAAATATTCAGAATCTATGAAGAGTATGTCTTGAATAGTGTTGAAGTGCCTGACGATATGATGGATGTGATTAAGAAATTCAGAGAATCAGATATAAAGAAACGACCTGGAAAATCAGAGATAATGAGATATAAATTATGGCTGGAACAAAAGTATCGTTCTCCTTATACTGGGGAGATTATTCCTTTGGGGAAACTGTTCACCCCTGCTTATGAAATAGAACATGTCATTCCTCAATCCCGTTATTTTGATGACTCCTTTAGTAATAAGGTGATTTGTGAATCAGAAGTAAATAAATTGAAAAGTAATCAGCTTGGATATGAGTTCATAAAAAATCATCATGGTCAGAAAGTCTCATTGGGTTTTGGTAAGACAGTGGAGGTTTTTTCAGTATCTGCTTATGAAGAATTTATAAAACAAAATTATAGTAGTGCGAGGAATCGGTCTAAAATGAAAAAACTACTGATGGAGGATATTCCGGAAGCATTTATTGAAAGGCAGTTGAACGATAGTCGTTATATAAGTAAAGTAATCAAGGGATTATTATCCAATATTGTTCGTGAAAAAGATGAACAGGAGGCCATCTCAAAAAACGTAATAACCTGTACTGGGGGAGTTACTGACCGACTGAAAAAGGATTGGGGGCTTAATGATGTGTGGAATGATATTGTTTTTCCTCGTTTTGAACGGTTGAATCAATTGACTAACTCGGAACAATTCACAGTATATAATGAGAGAGTACAAAAATATCTTCCTGCTATACCTCTTGAGTTACAGAGGGGTTTTAACAAAAAACGTATTGATCATCGTCATCATGCAATGGATGCTATTGTTATTGCTTGTGCGACACGTAATATTGTGAATTATTTGAATAATGAGTCGGCTAGCAGACGCTCTAAATTCTCCCGGTATGATTTGCAGCATGATCTCTGTGAAAAGCGGAGAACAGATGACAGAGGAAATTATACTTGGCTGATAAAAAAGCCGTGGGATACATTTACGCAAGATGCCCGATTGGCTTTGGAAAATATTATTGTTAGTTTTAAGCAGAACTTACGCGTAATCAATAAAGCTACCAATTTTTATCAACATTATGATGCATCAGGAGAGAAGGTCTTTGTAAAACAGGTAAAAGGCAGTAATTGGGCGATACGTAAACCGATGCATAAAGAAACTGTATTTGGAAATGTGAATCTGCGCAGGATAAAATATGTAAAGTTGTCGGTTGCATTGGATATGCCAAGTATGATAGTTGATAGGTCTTTGAAAGATAAAGTAAAATCACTCATGGCATTGAAATATGAAAAGAAAAGAATAGATAAGTTTTTTAAGGAAAATGCGAACGACTGGAAAAAATATGATTTTACGAAGATAGCAGTTTATTATTATACCAATGATACAAAAGATCGGTTGATTGCTGTAAGAAAGCCTTTGGATAGTTCTTTCAATAAAAAGAAAATAGAAGAAAGTGTAACAGACACTGCTATTCAAAAAATCTTATTGAGGCATCTGGGAAATTTTGAAGAAAAGGCAGAATTAGCCTTTTCACTGGAAGGTATTGATGAGTTGAATCGGAATCTAAAGGCATTGAATGGAGGAAAGTTACATCAGCCTATCTATAAAGTTCGTGTTTGTGAGTTACAAGGAAGTAAATTTAATGTAGGTATAATCGGAAATAAATCAACAAAATATGTAGAGGCAGCTAAAGGTACAAATCTCTTTTTTGCTGTTTATCAAACGGAGAATGGTGAACGAACGTATGATTCAATTCCCTTAAATGTTGTTATTGAGCGTCAAAAACAGGGTTTGCTTTCTGTTCCGGAAGTTGATGAGAATGGAAATAAGTTATTATTCTGGCTTTCTCCGAATGATTTAGTTTATGTACCTACTGAAGATGAGGTTGTGAATAAT
- a CDS encoding type B 50S ribosomal protein L31, whose amino-acid sequence MKKGIHPENYRPVVFKDMSNDDVFITRSTINAKETIEIDGVEYPLVKVEISNTSHPFYTGKSKLVDTAGRVDKFMSRYGNRNKK is encoded by the coding sequence ATGAAAAAAGGAATCCATCCTGAAAACTATCGTCCTGTAGTATTCAAGGACATGTCAAACGATGATGTATTTATCACTCGTTCAACTATTAATGCAAAAGAAACTATCGAAATCGACGGTGTTGAATACCCACTGGTAAAGGTCGAAATCTCTAACACTTCACACCCGTTCTACACTGGTAAGTCTAAACTAGTGGATACTGCTGGACGTGTTGATAAGTTCATGAGCCGTTACGGTAACCGTAATAAGAAATAA
- a CDS encoding class II fructose-bisphosphate aldolase translates to MVNYKDLGLVNTREMFAKAIKGGYAIPAFNFNNMEQMQAIIKAAVETKSPVILQVSKGARQYANATLLRYMAQGAVEYAKELGCENPQIVLHLDHGDTFETCKSCIDSGFSSVMIDGSHLPYEENVALTKKVVEYAHQFDVTVEGELGVLAGVEDEVSSDHHTYTDPEEVIDFATRTGCDSLAISIGTSHGAYKFTPEQCHIDPKTGKMVPPPLAFEVLDAVMEKLPGFPIVLHGSSSVPEEEVETINKFGGALKAAIGIPEEELRKAAKSAVCKINIDSDSRLAMTAAIRKTFAEKPAEFDPRKYLGPARDNMEKLYKHKILNVLGSDNKL, encoded by the coding sequence ATGGTAAATTACAAAGACTTAGGTTTGGTAAACACTAGAGAAATGTTTGCTAAAGCCATCAAAGGCGGATATGCAATTCCGGCTTTCAACTTCAATAACATGGAACAGATGCAGGCTATCATCAAGGCTGCTGTTGAAACAAAATCTCCGGTTATCCTGCAGGTATCTAAGGGTGCTCGTCAGTATGCTAATGCAACTCTGTTGCGTTACATGGCTCAGGGTGCAGTTGAATATGCAAAGGAATTAGGTTGCGAAAATCCGCAGATCGTTCTTCACCTGGATCATGGTGATACATTTGAAACTTGCAAGAGCTGTATCGATTCAGGTTTCTCTTCTGTAATGATTGACGGTTCTCACCTGCCTTACGAAGAAAACGTTGCTTTGACTAAGAAAGTGGTTGAATACGCTCATCAGTTCGATGTAACAGTTGAAGGTGAACTGGGTGTATTGGCTGGTGTTGAAGACGAAGTTTCTTCTGATCATCACACATATACTGACCCTGAAGAAGTAATTGATTTCGCTACTCGCACAGGTTGCGATTCTTTGGCTATCTCAATCGGTACTTCTCACGGTGCTTACAAATTTACTCCGGAACAGTGCCATATCGATCCGAAGACTGGCAAGATGGTTCCTCCTCCATTGGCATTCGAAGTATTGGACGCTGTAATGGAAAAACTTCCGGGATTCCCTATCGTTCTTCACGGTTCTTCTTCTGTTCCTGAAGAAGAAGTTGAAACAATCAACAAATTCGGTGGTGCTTTGAAAGCTGCTATCGGTATTCCTGAAGAAGAATTACGTAAGGCTGCTAAGTCTGCAGTTTGCAAGATCAACATCGACTCAGACTCTCGTCTGGCTATGACTGCTGCAATCCGTAAGACTTTCGCTGAGAAACCGGCAGAATTTGACCCTCGTAAATATCTGGGCCCGGCTCGCGATAACATGGAAAAACTGTACAAACACAAAATTCTTAACGTTTTGGGTTCTGACAATAAACTTTAA
- a CDS encoding RNA polymerase sigma-70 factor produces the protein MEMTTQIQNPDELLWKIAINDDKEAYRILFDLFYPALCLFAKRYVEERAVAEDLVQDVFVTLWESRKKIRVESSARNYLVVSVRNQSLNYLKREGYKQNYIDAYLAKNADQSDYDDFYLLTELQKLLDEALAKLPETYRLIFEMSRLENNSNTEIAEKLNIPLRTVERYKAKAIEILKKDLKDYLPLLLYFHLLS, from the coding sequence ATGGAAATGACTACTCAAATACAGAATCCTGATGAATTGTTATGGAAGATTGCCATAAACGATGATAAAGAGGCTTATCGAATACTTTTCGATCTTTTTTATCCGGCATTATGTCTCTTTGCCAAACGTTATGTCGAAGAGCGGGCTGTTGCCGAAGATCTGGTTCAGGATGTATTTGTAACTTTGTGGGAAAGCAGGAAAAAAATAAGAGTGGAATCGTCTGCCAGGAATTATCTGGTTGTCAGTGTCAGGAATCAAAGCCTCAATTACCTAAAGCGGGAAGGATACAAACAAAATTATATCGATGCCTATCTGGCAAAGAATGCAGATCAGTCCGATTATGATGACTTTTATTTGCTGACCGAACTTCAGAAGCTTTTGGATGAAGCACTGGCAAAACTACCGGAGACGTATCGTCTTATTTTTGAAATGAGTCGGTTGGAGAACAATAGCAATACGGAGATTGCCGAAAAACTGAATATACCTTTACGTACGGTGGAACGTTATAAAGCAAAGGCAATTGAAATTCTGAAAAAGGATTTGAAAGATTATTTGCCGTTGCTTCTCTATTTTCACTTATTGAGTTGA